From the genome of Natrinema marinum:
GGTAGAACTCGCCGGTCTCGGGGTGGCGCATGTACTCGATACAGGCGAGCCCGTGCCAGTCGAGTTCCTCGAGCAGCCGACGCGCGGCCTCCTCGAGTTCCGGCACGAAGACCGACTCGCGGTAGACGCCGCCCCCGCCGGTGTAGGACGCGCCCCGTATCTGTTCGTGCTGAAACGTCGCCACCGGTTCGCCGCGGTCGTAGAGCCCGGCGAACATGTACTCCTCCTTGATCGGGATGAACTCCTGGACGATGGGCTCGTGTCCGAACGCCGCGCGCAGTTCCGCGACGTCCGGCGACTCGCCCGGCTCGAGGTGCTCGATCGTCTGCTCTCGGCTCGTCTCCCCGGGCGATTCGGTGTCGACGAACTCGTCGGCGACGAGGTTGTATCGGGACTTGACGATCGCCCTCGAGTCGACCGTCCCGACGTCGCCGATCGGAACGGTCCGCGGAACCGGGACGCCGGCAGCCTCGGCGGCCTCCCGCAGCCGGACGCGATCGGTGACGCGCTCGAGCGTCTCGAGGGTCGGCCAGGGCGTCGCGACGTGGTCCGCGAACGCGTCGCGGCGCTTCGCGAGGACGAACGCGTCCTCCTCGCGGAGCGGGACGATCGTCCGGACATCGTCTCTGCGCGCGAGCGAGAGGAGCGCGTCGGCGTAGCCCGCGATATCGGTCGTCGGATCCGGCGTCAGGACGGCCTCGTCGCAGTACTTCGAACAGAACGTCTTGGCGGTCGGATCCTCCGAGATGACGATCGTGTTGACGCCGGTCTGTGCCAGCGATCGAACGCAGGCGTCGGAACTGGGAACCGGGACGGCGGACAGCACGATCGACTCGCCGTCGGTACCGTTCGGACCGGTGGGTGGAGTTGAATGTATTGACACGCTGGTCGGTACGCGGACCGAGCACGCCGGGCCCTATTGTAATGGAGATGGTACAGCACTCCGGTGTCAGTGGAGCAGCGATCGGCGAGAACGGCGGGCTGTTGGACGCGATTTATCGTCCAATCGGACGGCGTTCGCTGCTCAGGGAACGGATACAACTGACGAACGAGTCATAACTCTGGTCCAGAGGTCGCGTCGCCGTTCGAACGACGTGATTTTTATCGTCGGCTCGCATGACTACCGAACGTGCCGGAAGTACTGCTTGTCGTTGG
Proteins encoded in this window:
- a CDS encoding carboxylate--amine ligase; the encoded protein is MLSAVPVPSSDACVRSLAQTGVNTIVISEDPTAKTFCSKYCDEAVLTPDPTTDIAGYADALLSLARRDDVRTIVPLREEDAFVLAKRRDAFADHVATPWPTLETLERVTDRVRLREAAEAAGVPVPRTVPIGDVGTVDSRAIVKSRYNLVADEFVDTESPGETSREQTIEHLEPGESPDVAELRAAFGHEPIVQEFIPIKEEYMFAGLYDRGEPVATFQHEQIRGASYTGGGGVYRESVFVPELEEAARRLLEELDWHGLACIEYMRHPETGEFYLAEINPRMWTSLAANVRMGADFPRYYWQLATDRTDEIEAGYERGVGSHYLKGELNYLLSHFRDESSLVDRPNPLRSIREIVESCYRQPQFDVYSRDDPVPFVQDGLRELDERVPIDRSLAEYGLRLGRSEPPVDWREAGEQRRPTTRPR